A stretch of the Macaca mulatta isolate MMU2019108-1 chromosome 16, T2T-MMU8v2.0, whole genome shotgun sequence genome encodes the following:
- the BECN1 gene encoding beclin-1 isoform X10, which produces MMSTESANSFTLIGEASDGGTMENLSRRLKVTGDLFDIMSGQTDVDHPLCEECTDTLLDQLDTQLNVTENECQNYKRCLEILEQMNEDDSEQLQMELKELALEEERLIQELEDVEKNRKIVAENLEKVQAEAERLDQEEAQYQREYSEFKRQQLELDDELKSVENQMRYAQIQLDKLKKTNVFNATFHIWHSGQFGTINNFRLGRLPSVPVEWNEINAAWGQTVLLLHALANKMGLKFQRYRLVPYGNHSYLESLTDKSKELPLYCSGGLRFFWDNKFDHAMVAFLDCVQQFKEEVEKGETRFCLPYRMDVEKGKIEDTGGSGGSYSIKTQFNSEEQWTKALKFMLTNLKWGLAWVSSQFYNK; this is translated from the exons ATGATGTCCACAGAAAGTGCCAACAGCTTCACTCTGATTGGGGAGGCATCTGATGGCGGCACCATGGAGAACCTCAGCCGAAGACTGAAG GTCACTGGAGACCTTTTTGACATCATGTCGGGCCAGACAGATGTGGATCACCCACTCTGTGAGGAATGCACAGATACTCTTTTAGACCAGCTGGACACTCAGCTCAACGTCACTGAAAATGAGTGTCAGAACTACAA ACGCTGTTTGGAGATCTTAGAGCAAATGAATGAGGATGACAGTGAACAGCTACAGATGGAGCTAAAGGAGCTAGCACTAGAGGAGGAGAGGCTGATCCAGGAGCTGGAAGACGTGGAAAAGAACCGCAAGATAGTAGCAGAAAATCTCGAGAAGGTccaggctgaggctgagagaCTGGATCAGGAGGAAGCTCA GTATCAGAGAGAATACAGCGAATTTAAACGGCAACAGCTGGAGCTGGATGATGAGCTGAAGAGTGTGGAAAACCAGATGCGTTATGCACAGATTCAGCTGGATAAGCTGAAGAAAACCAATGTCTTTAATGCAACCTTCCACATCTG GCACAGTGGACAGTTTGGCACAATCAATAACTTCAGGCTGGGTCGCCTGCCCAGTGTTCCCGTAGAATGGAATGAGATTAATGCTGCTTGGGGCCAGACTGTGTTGCTGCTCCATGCTCTGGCCAATAAGATGGGTCTGAAATTTCAGAG ATATCGACTTGTTCCTTACGGAAACCATTCATATCTGGAGTCTCTGACAGACAAATCTAAG GAGCTGCCGTTATACTGTTCTGGGGGGTTGCGGTTTTTCTGGGACAACAAGTTTGACCATGCAATGGTGGCTTTCCTGGACTGTGTGCAGCAGTTCAAAGAAGAGGTTGAGAAAGGCGAGACACGTTTTTGTCTTCCCTACAG GATGGATGTGGAGAAAGGCAAGATTGAAGACACAGGAGGCAGCGGCGGCTCCTATTCCATCAAAACCCAGTTTAACTCTGAGGAGCAGTGGACAAAAGCTCTCAAGTTCATGCTGACAAATCTTAAGTGGGGTCTTGCGTGGGTATCCTCACAATTTTATAACAAATGA
- the BECN1 gene encoding beclin-1 isoform X11, producing the protein MEGSKTSNNSTMQVSFVCQRCSQPLKLDTSFKILDRVTIQELTAPLLTTAQAKPGETQEEETNSGEEPFIETPRQDGVSRRFIPPARMMSTESANSFTLIGEASDGGTMENLSRRLKVTGDLFDIMSGQTDVDHPLCEECTDTLLDQLDTQLNVTENECQNYKRCLEILEQMNEDDSEQLQMELKELALEEERLIQELEDVEKNRKIVAENLEKVQAEAERLDQEEAQYQREYSEFKRQQLELDDELKSVENQMRYAQIQLDKLKKTNVFNATFHIWHSGQFGTINNFRLGRLPSVPVEWNEINAAWGQTVLLLHALANKMGLKFQRYRLVPYGNHSYLESLTDKSKDGCGERQD; encoded by the exons ATGGAAGGGTCTAAGACGTCCAACAACAGCACCATGCAGGTGAGCTTCGTGTGCCAGCGCTGCAGCCAGCCCCTGAAACTGGACACGAGTTTCAAGATCCTGGACCGTGTCACCATCCAGGAACTCACAG CTCCATTACTTACCACAGCCCAGGCGAAACCAGGAGAGACCCAGGAGGAAGAGACTAACTCAGGAGAG GAGCCATTTATCGAAACTCCTCGCCAGGATGGTGTCTCTCGCAGATTCATCCCCCCAGCCAG GATGATGTCCACAGAAAGTGCCAACAGCTTCACTCTGATTGGGGAGGCATCTGATGGCGGCACCATGGAGAACCTCAGCCGAAGACTGAAG GTCACTGGAGACCTTTTTGACATCATGTCGGGCCAGACAGATGTGGATCACCCACTCTGTGAGGAATGCACAGATACTCTTTTAGACCAGCTGGACACTCAGCTCAACGTCACTGAAAATGAGTGTCAGAACTACAA ACGCTGTTTGGAGATCTTAGAGCAAATGAATGAGGATGACAGTGAACAGCTACAGATGGAGCTAAAGGAGCTAGCACTAGAGGAGGAGAGGCTGATCCAGGAGCTGGAAGACGTGGAAAAGAACCGCAAGATAGTAGCAGAAAATCTCGAGAAGGTccaggctgaggctgagagaCTGGATCAGGAGGAAGCTCA GTATCAGAGAGAATACAGCGAATTTAAACGGCAACAGCTGGAGCTGGATGATGAGCTGAAGAGTGTGGAAAACCAGATGCGTTATGCACAGATTCAGCTGGATAAGCTGAAGAAAACCAATGTCTTTAATGCAACCTTCCACATCTG GCACAGTGGACAGTTTGGCACAATCAATAACTTCAGGCTGGGTCGCCTGCCCAGTGTTCCCGTAGAATGGAATGAGATTAATGCTGCTTGGGGCCAGACTGTGTTGCTGCTCCATGCTCTGGCCAATAAGATGGGTCTGAAATTTCAGAG ATATCGACTTGTTCCTTACGGAAACCATTCATATCTGGAGTCTCTGACAGACAAATCTAAG GATGGATGTGGAGAAAGGCAAGATTGA
- the BECN1 gene encoding beclin-1 isoform X7, translated as MEGSKTSNNSTMQVSFVCQRCSQPLKLDTSFKILDRVTIQELTAPLLTTAQAKPGETQEEETNSGEEPFIETPRQDGVSRRFIPPASPSRPTFVLSVSVEDQHGLPLGERMMSTESANSFTLIGEASDGGTMENLSRRLKVTGDLFDIMSGQTDVDHPLCEECTDTLLDQLDTQLNVTENECQNYKRCLEILEQMNEDDSEQLQMELKELALEEERLIQELEDVEKNRKIVAENLEKVQAEAERLDQEEAQYQREYSEFKRQQLELDDELKSVENQMRYAQIQLDKLKKTNVFNATFHIWHSGQFGTINNFRLGRLPSVPVEWNEINAAWGQTVLLLHALANKMGLKFQRYRLVPYGNHSYLESLTDKSKDGCGERQD; from the exons ATGGAAGGGTCTAAGACGTCCAACAACAGCACCATGCAGGTGAGCTTCGTGTGCCAGCGCTGCAGCCAGCCCCTGAAACTGGACACGAGTTTCAAGATCCTGGACCGTGTCACCATCCAGGAACTCACAG CTCCATTACTTACCACAGCCCAGGCGAAACCAGGAGAGACCCAGGAGGAAGAGACTAACTCAGGAGAG GAGCCATTTATCGAAACTCCTCGCCAGGATGGTGTCTCTCGCAGATTCATCCCCCCAGCCAG TCCATCAAGGCCAACCTTCGTGCTGAGTGTCTCTGTGGAAGACCAGCATGGCCTTCCTTTGGGAGAGAG GATGATGTCCACAGAAAGTGCCAACAGCTTCACTCTGATTGGGGAGGCATCTGATGGCGGCACCATGGAGAACCTCAGCCGAAGACTGAAG GTCACTGGAGACCTTTTTGACATCATGTCGGGCCAGACAGATGTGGATCACCCACTCTGTGAGGAATGCACAGATACTCTTTTAGACCAGCTGGACACTCAGCTCAACGTCACTGAAAATGAGTGTCAGAACTACAA ACGCTGTTTGGAGATCTTAGAGCAAATGAATGAGGATGACAGTGAACAGCTACAGATGGAGCTAAAGGAGCTAGCACTAGAGGAGGAGAGGCTGATCCAGGAGCTGGAAGACGTGGAAAAGAACCGCAAGATAGTAGCAGAAAATCTCGAGAAGGTccaggctgaggctgagagaCTGGATCAGGAGGAAGCTCA GTATCAGAGAGAATACAGCGAATTTAAACGGCAACAGCTGGAGCTGGATGATGAGCTGAAGAGTGTGGAAAACCAGATGCGTTATGCACAGATTCAGCTGGATAAGCTGAAGAAAACCAATGTCTTTAATGCAACCTTCCACATCTG GCACAGTGGACAGTTTGGCACAATCAATAACTTCAGGCTGGGTCGCCTGCCCAGTGTTCCCGTAGAATGGAATGAGATTAATGCTGCTTGGGGCCAGACTGTGTTGCTGCTCCATGCTCTGGCCAATAAGATGGGTCTGAAATTTCAGAG ATATCGACTTGTTCCTTACGGAAACCATTCATATCTGGAGTCTCTGACAGACAAATCTAAG GATGGATGTGGAGAAAGGCAAGATTGA
- the BECN1 gene encoding beclin-1 isoform X12 produces the protein MEGSKTSNNSTMQVSFVCQRCSQPLKLDTSFKILDRVTIQELTAPLLTTAQAKPGETQEEETNSGEPFIETPRQDGVSRRFIPPARMMSTESANSFTLIGEASDGGTMENLSRRLKVTGDLFDIMSGQTDVDHPLCEECTDTLLDQLDTQLNVTENECQNYKRCLEILEQMNEDDSEQLQMELKELALEEERLIQELEDVEKNRKIVAENLEKVQAEAERLDQEEAQYQREYSEFKRQQLELDDELKSVENQMRYAQIQLDKLKKTNVFNATFHIWHSGQFGTINNFRLGRLPSVPVEWNEINAAWGQTVLLLHALANKMGLKFQRYRLVPYGNHSYLESLTDKSKDGCGERQD, from the exons ATGGAAGGGTCTAAGACGTCCAACAACAGCACCATGCAGGTGAGCTTCGTGTGCCAGCGCTGCAGCCAGCCCCTGAAACTGGACACGAGTTTCAAGATCCTGGACCGTGTCACCATCCAGGAACTCACAG CTCCATTACTTACCACAGCCCAGGCGAAACCAGGAGAGACCCAGGAGGAAGAGACTAACTCAGGAGAG CCATTTATCGAAACTCCTCGCCAGGATGGTGTCTCTCGCAGATTCATCCCCCCAGCCAG GATGATGTCCACAGAAAGTGCCAACAGCTTCACTCTGATTGGGGAGGCATCTGATGGCGGCACCATGGAGAACCTCAGCCGAAGACTGAAG GTCACTGGAGACCTTTTTGACATCATGTCGGGCCAGACAGATGTGGATCACCCACTCTGTGAGGAATGCACAGATACTCTTTTAGACCAGCTGGACACTCAGCTCAACGTCACTGAAAATGAGTGTCAGAACTACAA ACGCTGTTTGGAGATCTTAGAGCAAATGAATGAGGATGACAGTGAACAGCTACAGATGGAGCTAAAGGAGCTAGCACTAGAGGAGGAGAGGCTGATCCAGGAGCTGGAAGACGTGGAAAAGAACCGCAAGATAGTAGCAGAAAATCTCGAGAAGGTccaggctgaggctgagagaCTGGATCAGGAGGAAGCTCA GTATCAGAGAGAATACAGCGAATTTAAACGGCAACAGCTGGAGCTGGATGATGAGCTGAAGAGTGTGGAAAACCAGATGCGTTATGCACAGATTCAGCTGGATAAGCTGAAGAAAACCAATGTCTTTAATGCAACCTTCCACATCTG GCACAGTGGACAGTTTGGCACAATCAATAACTTCAGGCTGGGTCGCCTGCCCAGTGTTCCCGTAGAATGGAATGAGATTAATGCTGCTTGGGGCCAGACTGTGTTGCTGCTCCATGCTCTGGCCAATAAGATGGGTCTGAAATTTCAGAG ATATCGACTTGTTCCTTACGGAAACCATTCATATCTGGAGTCTCTGACAGACAAATCTAAG GATGGATGTGGAGAAAGGCAAGATTGA
- the BECN1 gene encoding beclin-1 isoform X13, translated as MEGSKTSNNSTMQVSFVCQRCSQPLKLDTSFKILDRVTIQELTAPLLTTAQAKPGETQEEETNSGEEPFIETPRQDGVSRRFIPPARRCLEILEQMNEDDSEQLQMELKELALEEERLIQELEDVEKNRKIVAENLEKVQAEAERLDQEEAQYQREYSEFKRQQLELDDELKSVENQMRYAQIQLDKLKKTNVFNATFHIWHSGQFGTINNFRLGRLPSVPVEWNEINAAWGQTVLLLHALANKMGLKFQRYRLVPYGNHSYLESLTDKSKDGCGERQD; from the exons ATGGAAGGGTCTAAGACGTCCAACAACAGCACCATGCAGGTGAGCTTCGTGTGCCAGCGCTGCAGCCAGCCCCTGAAACTGGACACGAGTTTCAAGATCCTGGACCGTGTCACCATCCAGGAACTCACAG CTCCATTACTTACCACAGCCCAGGCGAAACCAGGAGAGACCCAGGAGGAAGAGACTAACTCAGGAGAG GAGCCATTTATCGAAACTCCTCGCCAGGATGGTGTCTCTCGCAGATTCATCCCCCCAGCCAG ACGCTGTTTGGAGATCTTAGAGCAAATGAATGAGGATGACAGTGAACAGCTACAGATGGAGCTAAAGGAGCTAGCACTAGAGGAGGAGAGGCTGATCCAGGAGCTGGAAGACGTGGAAAAGAACCGCAAGATAGTAGCAGAAAATCTCGAGAAGGTccaggctgaggctgagagaCTGGATCAGGAGGAAGCTCA GTATCAGAGAGAATACAGCGAATTTAAACGGCAACAGCTGGAGCTGGATGATGAGCTGAAGAGTGTGGAAAACCAGATGCGTTATGCACAGATTCAGCTGGATAAGCTGAAGAAAACCAATGTCTTTAATGCAACCTTCCACATCTG GCACAGTGGACAGTTTGGCACAATCAATAACTTCAGGCTGGGTCGCCTGCCCAGTGTTCCCGTAGAATGGAATGAGATTAATGCTGCTTGGGGCCAGACTGTGTTGCTGCTCCATGCTCTGGCCAATAAGATGGGTCTGAAATTTCAGAG ATATCGACTTGTTCCTTACGGAAACCATTCATATCTGGAGTCTCTGACAGACAAATCTAAG GATGGATGTGGAGAAAGGCAAGATTGA